In Ascaphus truei isolate aAscTru1 unplaced genomic scaffold, aAscTru1.hap1 HAP1_SCAFFOLD_1888, whole genome shotgun sequence, a single genomic region encodes these proteins:
- the LOC142477034 gene encoding homeobox protein vent1-like, translated as MVNSSFSVDFLARSKNDEPYVKDPNQGMSSRPHIPCVPPPQPPSWYCERPTLPTLRREKEREPAEEDGSSFNCSSVKPDSQLQCYTASKPAPVRGWGSADESSPTCSEDESETSSAHSSPRSHQEEDTAENGEITPKCDLQRRIRTAFTSQQIYKLEKTFKKQKYLGASERKKLAMSLELSEIQIKTWFQNRRMKLKRQIQDQQHSLLSPAPYSHFLSYNHRIALQYNNALPFYQTNCYPYQTPDLPYLVYPSFLPQHPTHQIMNNAPFEQFHPLLSTQHI; from the exons ATGGTCAACTCAAGCTTTTCTGTTGATTTCCTAGCAAGGAGTAAAAATGACGAACCCTATGTAAAAGATCCCAACCAGGGCATGTCATCTAGACCTCACATCCCTTGTGTGCCTCCACCACAACCCCCTTCCTGGTACTGTGAGAGGCCCACGCTGCCCACgctgaggagagagaaagaaagagagccagcaGAAGAAGACGGCTCCAGCTTCAATTGCTCTTCAGTGAAACCAGATAGCCAGCTACAATGCTACACCGCGTCTAAACCTG CTCCAGTGAGAGGCTGGGGAAGTGCAGACGAATCGTCCCCCACTTGCTCTGAAGACGAGAGTGAGACCAGCAGTGCTCACAGCAGCCCAAGAAGTCACCAGGAAGAAGATACTGCTGAGAATGGAGAAATAACCCCCAAATGTGACTTGCAGCGCAGAATAAGGACTGCATTCACTTCCCAGCAGATTTACAAGCTGGAAAAAACCTTCAAGAAGCAGAAATACCTGGGGGCCTCCGAAAGGAAGAAGCTGGCAATGTCCCTGGAACTCTCTGAGATACAG ATTAAAACCTGGTTTCAGAATCGCAGAATGAAGCTCAAGAGGCAGATACAAGACCAGCAGCACagtctgctctctcctgccccgtaCTCCCACTTTCTCTCTTACAACCATAGGATTGCATTGCAGTATAACAATGCTTTGCCCTTTTACCAAACCAATTGTTATCCATATCAGACACCAGATCTTCCATATCTTGTTTACCCAAGCTTCCTACCACAGCACCCGACCCACCAAATTATGAATAATGCCCCTTTTGAACAATTCCACCCTCTCCTTAGCACTCAGCATATATAA